A window from Citrobacter amalonaticus encodes these proteins:
- a CDS encoding rhodanese-like domain-containing protein, with the protein MKRVSQMTALALALGLACASTWAADMAQVLNFQQLAQKQGTAIDTRPSAFYNGWPQSLNGPSGHEPSALNLSARWLDTMSDEQLATWIQQHQLKADAPVALYGNDSDVQAVKNRLKKAGLQQVATLSDALQDPARLQRLPHFEQLVYPQWLHDLQQGKAVTAKPAGDWKVIEAAWGAPKFYLLSHIPGADYIDTNEVESEPLWNKVPDDSLKAMLAKHGIRHDTTVILYGRDVYAAARVAQIMLYAGVKDVRLLDGGWQTWSDAGLPVERGTPAKVKPEPDFGVTIPAQPQLMLNMEQARGLLHRQDASLVSIRSWPEFIGTTSGYSYIKPKGEIAGARWGHAGSDSTHMEDFHNPDGTMRSADDIASMWKQWHILPDQHVAFYCGTGWRASETFMYARAMGWKNVSVYDGGWYEWSKDPKNPVSAGERGPDSSL; encoded by the coding sequence ATGAAACGTGTTTCTCAAATGACCGCGCTGGCTCTGGCTTTAGGGCTCGCTTGCGCTTCCACCTGGGCTGCTGATATGGCGCAGGTACTTAACTTCCAACAACTGGCGCAAAAACAGGGTACGGCTATCGATACCCGTCCCTCCGCGTTTTATAATGGCTGGCCACAGTCACTAAACGGTCCGTCCGGACACGAACCTTCCGCCCTCAACCTCTCTGCCCGCTGGCTTGATACCATGAGCGACGAACAGCTCGCGACCTGGATCCAACAGCATCAACTGAAGGCCGACGCCCCTGTCGCGCTGTACGGCAACGACAGCGACGTGCAGGCGGTGAAAAACCGGCTGAAAAAGGCTGGACTGCAACAGGTTGCCACGCTGAGCGACGCGTTGCAGGATCCGGCGCGTCTGCAACGACTGCCGCATTTCGAGCAACTGGTTTATCCGCAGTGGCTGCATGACCTGCAACAGGGTAAAGCGGTTACCGCGAAACCGGCCGGCGACTGGAAAGTGATAGAAGCCGCCTGGGGCGCGCCGAAGTTTTATCTGCTCAGCCATATTCCAGGCGCGGATTACATCGACACCAACGAGGTGGAAAGTGAACCGCTGTGGAACAAAGTGCCTGATGACAGTCTGAAAGCGATGCTGGCGAAACACGGTATCCGTCATGACACGACGGTGATCCTGTACGGACGCGATGTTTACGCGGCCGCGCGGGTGGCGCAGATCATGCTGTATGCCGGAGTGAAAGACGTGCGTCTGCTCGATGGCGGCTGGCAGACCTGGTCCGACGCCGGGCTGCCGGTCGAGCGCGGCACGCCTGCGAAAGTTAAACCGGAGCCCGATTTTGGCGTGACCATTCCGGCGCAACCCCAGCTGATGCTTAATATGGAACAGGCGCGCGGACTGTTGCACCGTCAGGATGCGTCGCTGGTCAGTATTCGCTCCTGGCCAGAATTTATCGGCACCACCAGCGGCTACAGCTATATCAAGCCAAAAGGTGAAATTGCCGGGGCGCGCTGGGGACATGCCGGTAGCGACTCGACGCATATGGAAGATTTCCATAACCCGGACGGCACCATGCGCAGCGCAGATGACATCGCCAGCATGTGGAAGCAGTGGCACATTCTGCCGGATCAGCACGTCGCCTTTTACTGTGGCACCGGCTGGCGCGCGTCAGAGACGTTTATGTACGCCCGGGCGATGGGCTGGAAAAACGTCTCGGTTTATGACGGCGGATGGTACGAATGGAGCAAAGACCCGAAAAACCCGGTCTCCGCAGGTGAGCGCGGCCCGGACAGCAGTCTGTAA
- the topB gene encoding DNA topoisomerase III: MRLFIAEKPSLARAIADVLPKPHRKGDGFIECGNGQVVTWCIGHLLEQAQPDVYDSRYARWNLADLPIVPEKWQLQPRPSVTKQLNVIKRFLHEASEVIHAGDPDREGQLLVDEVLDYLQLAPEKRQQVQRCLINDLNPQAVERAIERLRSNSEFVPLCVSALARARADWLYGINMTRAYTILGRNAGYQGVLSVGRVQTPVLGLVVRRDEEIENFVAKDFFEVKAHIVTPAEERFTAIWQPSEACEPYQDEEGRLLHRPLAEHVVNRINGQPAIVTSYNDKRESESAPLPFSLSALQIEAAKRFGLSAQNVLDICQKLYETHKLITYPRSDCRYLPEEHFAGRHAVMNAIGVHAPDLLPQPAVNPDTRNRCWDDKKVDAHHAIIPTARSNSITLTDNEAKVYNLVARQYLMQFCPDAVFRKCVIELDIAKGKFVAKARFLAEAGWRTLLGSKERDEENDGTPLPVVAKDDELLCEKGEVVERQTQPPRHFTDATLLSAMTGIARFVQDKDLKKILRATDGLGTEATRAGIIELLFKRGFLVKRGRYIHSTDAGKALFHSLPEMATRPDMTAHWESILTQISEKQCRYQDFMQPLVGTLYQLIDQARSTPVRRFRGIVAPGGDGGEKKSAPRKRAAKKSPPSAEAGL, encoded by the coding sequence ATGCGGTTGTTTATTGCCGAAAAGCCGAGTCTGGCGCGCGCCATTGCTGATGTGTTGCCTAAACCGCACCGTAAGGGCGATGGCTTTATTGAATGCGGTAACGGCCAGGTGGTGACCTGGTGTATTGGTCACCTGCTTGAACAGGCGCAGCCTGATGTCTATGACAGTCGTTATGCGCGCTGGAACCTGGCCGATCTGCCGATCGTGCCGGAAAAGTGGCAATTGCAGCCGCGTCCTTCCGTGACCAAACAGCTCAACGTGATTAAGCGTTTTCTGCATGAGGCCAGTGAGGTTATCCATGCGGGAGACCCGGATCGCGAGGGGCAACTGCTGGTGGACGAGGTGCTGGATTACCTGCAACTGGCGCCGGAAAAGCGTCAGCAGGTGCAGCGCTGTCTGATTAACGATCTCAACCCACAGGCCGTTGAACGTGCGATTGAACGTCTGCGCTCAAACAGCGAATTTGTGCCGTTATGCGTGTCGGCGCTGGCCCGTGCCCGCGCGGACTGGCTGTACGGCATCAACATGACCCGTGCGTATACCATTCTCGGGCGTAACGCCGGTTATCAGGGGGTGCTCTCCGTCGGGCGCGTACAAACGCCGGTACTCGGGCTGGTTGTCCGACGCGATGAAGAGATCGAAAACTTCGTTGCCAAAGATTTTTTTGAAGTGAAAGCACATATCGTGACCCCTGCAGAGGAACGCTTCACCGCGATCTGGCAGCCGAGCGAAGCGTGCGAACCGTATCAGGACGAAGAGGGACGATTGTTACACCGTCCGCTGGCGGAGCATGTGGTCAACCGCATCAACGGCCAACCGGCGATAGTCACCAGCTATAACGATAAACGGGAATCAGAATCTGCGCCGTTGCCGTTCTCGCTGTCAGCTTTACAGATTGAAGCGGCGAAACGCTTTGGCCTGAGCGCGCAGAACGTGCTCGACATCTGCCAGAAGCTGTATGAAACCCACAAGCTGATTACCTATCCGCGTTCTGACTGTCGCTATCTGCCGGAAGAGCACTTCGCTGGACGGCATGCGGTAATGAACGCCATCGGCGTGCATGCGCCGGATCTGCTGCCGCAACCGGCGGTAAATCCCGATACCCGTAATCGCTGCTGGGATGATAAAAAGGTTGATGCTCACCACGCCATTATTCCTACTGCGCGCAGCAACAGTATCACTCTGACGGACAATGAAGCGAAGGTGTATAACCTGGTAGCCCGTCAATACCTGATGCAATTTTGCCCGGATGCGGTATTCCGTAAATGCGTGATTGAACTGGATATCGCGAAGGGTAAATTCGTCGCTAAGGCCCGATTCCTTGCCGAAGCGGGCTGGCGAACGCTGCTGGGCAGTAAAGAGCGGGATGAAGAGAACGACGGTACGCCGCTGCCGGTGGTGGCGAAAGACGATGAACTGCTGTGTGAAAAGGGCGAAGTGGTTGAACGTCAGACCCAGCCGCCACGCCATTTTACCGATGCCACGCTGCTGTCGGCGATGACCGGGATTGCGCGCTTCGTGCAGGATAAAGATCTGAAAAAGATCCTCCGTGCAACGGACGGGCTGGGCACCGAGGCCACCCGCGCCGGGATCATCGAACTGCTGTTTAAGCGCGGTTTTCTGGTCAAAAGAGGGCGCTATATCCACTCAACCGATGCCGGGAAAGCGCTGTTCCACTCGCTGCCGGAGATGGCGACCCGTCCGGACATGACTGCCCACTGGGAGTCAATTCTGACGCAAATCAGCGAAAAGCAGTGCCGCTATCAGGATTTCATGCAGCCGCTGGTGGGCACGCTGTATCAATTGATCGATCAGGCGCGCAGTACGCCGGTGCGTCGCTTCCGTGGCATTGTCGCGCCTGGTGGTGATGGTGGAGAGAAGAAGAGCGCGCCTCGTAAACGTGCGGCGAAAAAAAGCCCGCCATCAGCAGAGGCGGGCCTGTAA
- a CDS encoding carboxymuconolactone decarboxylase family protein, whose product MNDPQPWVTPLTRLPASLNPLVMTQRKHYGEVLHPTRWWGRMPFLFWLVALFVGFLERKRARLTPVMRALLMTRVSQVCHCAFCVDANSLRLAERSGAMDKVLAVADWQASSLFTPEERVALAYADAVTATPPRVDDALKAQMKQHFSDDVISEMTALLAFQNLSARFNAALDIPSQGLCDSLKGAPRA is encoded by the coding sequence TTGAACGATCCGCAACCGTGGGTAACGCCGTTGACCCGTCTCCCCGCCAGTCTCAATCCTCTCGTGATGACGCAAAGAAAACACTACGGAGAGGTATTACATCCGACGCGCTGGTGGGGGCGGATGCCGTTTTTGTTCTGGCTGGTGGCGCTGTTTGTCGGGTTTCTTGAGCGTAAACGTGCGCGTCTGACGCCGGTGATGCGGGCATTATTGATGACGCGCGTGTCGCAGGTCTGCCACTGCGCATTCTGCGTGGATGCCAACAGCCTGCGACTGGCAGAGCGTAGCGGCGCGATGGACAAAGTGCTGGCCGTGGCGGACTGGCAGGCATCGTCGCTTTTTACACCAGAAGAGCGCGTTGCGCTGGCTTATGCTGACGCGGTGACCGCCACGCCACCGCGGGTAGATGATGCCCTGAAAGCACAAATGAAGCAGCATTTCAGCGATGACGTTATTAGCGAGATGACCGCGCTGTTGGCTTTTCAGAACCTCTCGGCGCGTTTCAATGCCGCGCTGGATATTCCTTCGCAGGGACTGTGCGACAGTCTCAAAGGAGCGCCGCGTGCTTGA
- a CDS encoding ABC transporter substrate-binding protein, producing the protein MRWGLLLASLLLAAPGHAEQRWQQIQNEARGQTVWFNAWGGDSAVNQYLDWVSGEMKTHYAVNLKIVRLADAADAVKRIQTEAAAGRKTGGSVDLLWVNGENFRTLKEAGLLQTQWAETLPNWRYVDTQKPVREDFSIPTDGAESPWGGAQLTFIADRDVTPQPPQSPQALLAFARAHPGTVSYPRPPDFTGTAFLEQLLISLTDNPHALTVAPDAATFADVTAPLWRYLDALHPSLWREGKDFPPSPARMDALLKSGTLRLSLTFNPAHAQQKITRGELPKHSYSFGFTAGMIGNVHFVAIPVNARASAGAKLVANFLLSPDAQLRKADPTVWGDPSVLDAKKLPAAQQAALEARIPDGLPAVLPEPHAAWVNALEQEWLRRYGSR; encoded by the coding sequence ATGCGCTGGGGATTACTACTCGCGAGTCTGTTGCTGGCCGCTCCGGGACACGCCGAACAACGCTGGCAGCAGATCCAGAATGAGGCCAGAGGCCAGACCGTCTGGTTCAACGCCTGGGGCGGTGACAGCGCCGTTAACCAGTATCTTGACTGGGTCAGTGGCGAGATGAAAACCCACTATGCGGTCAATCTTAAAATCGTGCGTCTCGCCGATGCCGCTGATGCCGTGAAGCGCATCCAGACGGAAGCCGCCGCCGGGCGAAAGACCGGTGGTTCTGTCGACCTGTTGTGGGTTAACGGCGAAAATTTTCGCACATTGAAAGAGGCTGGATTGCTGCAAACCCAGTGGGCGGAAACGCTGCCCAACTGGCGCTATGTTGATACGCAAAAACCGGTACGTGAAGATTTTTCAATTCCCACTGACGGGGCTGAGTCTCCGTGGGGGGGCGCGCAGTTGACGTTTATTGCAGATCGCGACGTGACGCCGCAGCCGCCTCAAAGTCCGCAGGCGCTGTTGGCATTTGCCCGGGCACATCCAGGCACCGTCAGTTACCCGCGACCGCCGGACTTTACCGGCACGGCGTTTCTGGAACAGTTATTAATCTCGCTGACTGACAATCCGCACGCGCTCACCGTCGCGCCAGACGCCGCCACCTTTGCCGATGTAACCGCGCCGCTGTGGCGCTATCTCGACGCGCTGCATCCGAGTCTGTGGCGAGAAGGGAAAGATTTCCCGCCATCTCCGGCGCGGATGGACGCGCTACTTAAGAGCGGGACATTGCGCCTGTCGTTGACCTTTAACCCGGCGCACGCTCAGCAAAAGATCACCCGCGGTGAATTGCCAAAACACAGCTACAGCTTTGGTTTTACCGCGGGGATGATTGGCAACGTGCACTTTGTCGCCATTCCGGTTAACGCCCGCGCCAGCGCCGGAGCGAAACTGGTCGCCAACTTCCTGCTCTCTCCTGACGCACAGCTGCGTAAGGCCGATCCAACAGTCTGGGGCGATCCGTCGGTGCTGGATGCGAAAAAACTGCCCGCCGCACAACAGGCCGCGCTGGAAGCGCGCATTCCGGACGGGCTGCCCGCCGTGCTGCCTGAACCTCATGCGGCCTGGGTTAACGCACTGGAGCAAGAATGGCTGCGCCGCTACGGATCGCGCTAA
- a CDS encoding CDP-alcohol phosphatidyltransferase family protein, protein MLDRHLHPRLKPLLHRCAGVLDRPGVSPDGLTLVGFGLGVLALPFLALGWYLAALVAIVLNRLLDGLDGALARRRGLTDAGGFLDISLDFLFYALVPFGFILADPQQNALAGSWLLFAFIGTGSSFLAFAALAAKHNIDNPGYAHKSFYYLGGLTEGTETILVFVLACLFPEKFAVLAWIFGTLCWMTTLTRVWNGYLTLKGLQQ, encoded by the coding sequence GTGCTTGACCGGCATCTGCATCCACGGCTTAAACCGCTGCTTCACCGTTGCGCAGGCGTGCTCGACAGGCCAGGGGTTTCCCCGGACGGTCTGACGCTGGTTGGGTTTGGCCTCGGCGTACTGGCGTTGCCGTTTCTGGCGCTGGGCTGGTATCTGGCGGCGCTGGTGGCGATTGTCCTGAATCGTCTGCTGGACGGGCTTGACGGCGCGCTGGCGCGACGCAGAGGATTGACCGATGCGGGCGGTTTTCTTGATATCTCTCTCGATTTTCTGTTTTACGCGCTGGTGCCGTTCGGCTTCATTCTGGCCGACCCACAGCAGAATGCGCTGGCAGGGAGCTGGCTGTTGTTTGCGTTTATCGGCACCGGCAGCAGTTTTCTCGCCTTTGCCGCGCTGGCCGCGAAGCACAATATCGACAACCCCGGCTATGCGCATAAATCGTTTTATTATCTGGGGGGATTGACCGAGGGAACGGAAACGATCCTGGTGTTTGTACTGGCGTGTCTTTTCCCGGAGAAGTTTGCCGTGCTGGCGTGGATCTTCGGCACACTGTGCTGGATGACGACGTTGACCCGCGTCTGGAATGGTTATCTGACGCTGAAGGGGTTACAACAGTGA
- a CDS encoding YnjH family protein gives MAAALMTLSLSSLANQNLRPDVQVNVPPEVFSSGGQRAQPCNQCCIYQDQNYSEGAVIKADGVLLQCQRDEKTLSTNPLVWRRVKP, from the coding sequence ATGGCGGCAGCGTTGATGACACTCTCTTTATCCAGCCTGGCGAACCAAAACCTTCGCCCGGATGTGCAGGTGAACGTGCCGCCGGAGGTCTTCAGTTCCGGTGGACAGCGCGCGCAGCCCTGTAATCAGTGCTGCATTTATCAGGATCAGAATTATTCAGAAGGGGCGGTAATTAAAGCCGATGGCGTGCTGTTGCAGTGCCAGCGCGACGAGAAAACGCTCAGTACGAATCCGCTGGTCTGGCGTCGCGTAAAACCATAA
- the gdhA gene encoding NADP-specific glutamate dehydrogenase, with amino-acid sequence MDQTCSLESFLNHVQKRDPNQTEFAQAVREVMTTLWPFIEQNPRYREMSLLERLVEPERVIQFRVVWLDDRNQVQVNRAWRVQFNSAIGPYKGGMRFHPSVNLSILKFLGFEQTFKNALTTLPMGGGKGGSDFDPKGKSEGEVMRFCQALMTELYRHLGPDTDVPAGDIGVGGREVGFMAGMMRKLSNNSACVFTGKGLSFGGSLIRPEATGYGLVYFTEAMLKRHGLGFEGMRVAVSGSGNVAQFAIEKAMEFGARVVTASDSSGTVVDESGFTKEKLARLCEIKASRDGRVADYAREFGLTYLEGKQPWSVPVDIALPCATQNELDVEAARVLIANGVKAVAEGANMPTTIEATDLFLEAGVLFAPGKAANAGGVATSGLEMAQNAARLSWKAEKVDARLHHIMLDIHHACVEYGGESKQTNYVRGANISAFVKIADAMFGQGVI; translated from the coding sequence ATGGATCAGACATGCTCTCTGGAATCATTCCTCAACCATGTACAAAAGCGCGACCCGAATCAAACCGAGTTCGCGCAAGCCGTCCGTGAAGTTATGACCACCCTGTGGCCATTCATTGAGCAAAACCCGCGCTATCGTGAAATGTCGTTGCTGGAACGGTTGGTTGAGCCAGAGCGTGTGATTCAGTTCCGTGTCGTGTGGCTGGACGATCGTAATCAGGTCCAGGTTAACCGCGCCTGGCGCGTGCAGTTCAACTCGGCGATTGGCCCGTACAAAGGCGGGATGCGCTTCCACCCTTCCGTTAACCTGTCGATCCTGAAGTTTCTCGGCTTTGAGCAAACCTTTAAAAACGCACTGACCACCCTGCCGATGGGCGGTGGTAAAGGCGGTAGCGATTTTGATCCGAAAGGCAAAAGTGAAGGCGAAGTGATGCGTTTCTGTCAGGCGCTGATGACGGAACTGTACCGTCATTTGGGTCCGGATACTGACGTTCCTGCCGGTGATATCGGCGTGGGTGGCCGTGAAGTGGGCTTTATGGCCGGGATGATGCGTAAGCTCTCCAACAACAGCGCCTGCGTGTTTACCGGCAAAGGGCTCTCCTTCGGCGGCAGTCTGATCCGTCCGGAAGCAACCGGTTACGGTCTGGTCTACTTCACCGAAGCGATGCTCAAGCGTCATGGTCTGGGCTTTGAAGGGATGCGCGTAGCGGTTTCCGGTTCCGGTAACGTGGCGCAGTTCGCCATTGAAAAAGCGATGGAATTTGGCGCTCGCGTGGTGACGGCCTCCGACTCCAGCGGCACCGTCGTGGATGAAAGCGGCTTTACGAAAGAGAAACTGGCGCGTCTGTGCGAAATTAAAGCCAGCCGTGACGGCCGCGTGGCGGACTACGCCCGTGAGTTTGGTCTGACCTATCTGGAAGGCAAACAGCCGTGGTCAGTGCCAGTCGATATCGCACTGCCGTGTGCCACGCAGAACGAGCTCGACGTCGAAGCGGCTCGCGTGCTGATTGCTAACGGCGTGAAAGCGGTGGCGGAAGGGGCAAACATGCCAACCACCATCGAAGCGACCGATCTGTTCCTCGAAGCCGGCGTGCTGTTTGCACCGGGCAAAGCGGCGAACGCCGGTGGCGTTGCCACCTCCGGCCTGGAAATGGCACAGAACGCGGCGCGTCTGAGCTGGAAGGCGGAGAAAGTGGATGCCCGTCTGCACCACATCATGCTGGATATTCACCATGCCTGCGTCGAGTACGGCGGTGAAAGCAAACAGACCAACTATGTCCGTGGGGCGAACATCTCTGCCTTCGTGAAGATTGCCGACGCCATGTTTGGTCAGGGCGTGATTTAA
- a CDS encoding pyrimidine (deoxy)nucleoside triphosphate diphosphatase — protein MKTLDVVAAIIERDGKILLAQRPPQADQAGLWEFAGGKVEAGETQPQALVRELREELGIEATVGRYIASHQCEVSGRLIHLHAWHVPAFSGEMMAHEHQQLVWCEPHVALDYSLAPADIPLLNAFMVLRDARPADSY, from the coding sequence ATGAAAACCCTCGACGTTGTTGCCGCGATTATTGAACGTGATGGCAAAATTTTGCTCGCCCAGCGCCCGCCGCAGGCGGATCAGGCAGGTTTATGGGAATTTGCCGGTGGCAAAGTGGAAGCGGGCGAAACGCAGCCGCAGGCGCTGGTCCGCGAACTGCGCGAAGAGTTAGGCATTGAGGCCACGGTGGGGCGCTATATTGCCAGCCACCAGTGTGAAGTCTCCGGGCGGTTGATTCATCTGCATGCCTGGCATGTCCCGGCGTTCAGCGGAGAAATGATGGCGCATGAGCATCAGCAACTGGTGTGGTGCGAGCCGCACGTCGCGCTGGACTATTCGCTCGCCCCCGCTGATATTCCGCTACTTAACGCCTTTATGGTTTTACGCGACGCCAGACCAGCGGATTCGTACTGA
- a CDS encoding ABC transporter permease subunit: MAAPLRIALMFLAWLGMAAIYAPILPAGMLLIAPALSLANWQALFTDPQLPQALLATVVSVFIAAAGALFIALTIVVALWPGLRWRRLSTRLPWLLAIPHVAFASAALLLFAEGGLLWHALPFLSPAIDRYGIGLGVTLAVKESAFVLWILSILLSEKRLAQQIIVLDSLGYNRRQTLCWLILPTIAPALGAVMLAVVAWTISAVDVAIILGPGNPPTLAVLSWQWLSQGDSEQQIKGALASLLLLALLALFALAGYQLWRSWRRTLPDVSGVRQHRVSPLTGKTLSLSLPATGVLCTVLLAFLAQQSTLNLDALTHSVTIGVAASALGLVILLLWLEWGPQRGHRWVWLPILLPALPLVMGQYALALHLELDGQFASLIWGHLLWVVPWMLFVLKPAWQRIDPRLLLIAQTLGWSPMKIFCCVKCPQILRPVLVTLAVGFSVSIAQYMPTLWLGAGRFPTLTTEAVALSSGGSTGILAAQALWQLLLPLVAFTLMAGLSLWVGHRRQGLR; this comes from the coding sequence ATGGCTGCGCCGCTACGGATCGCGCTAATGTTTCTCGCCTGGCTGGGCATGGCGGCGATTTATGCGCCAATACTGCCTGCCGGTATGTTGCTGATCGCGCCCGCGCTGTCACTGGCAAACTGGCAGGCTCTTTTTACCGATCCGCAGTTACCGCAGGCGTTGCTGGCGACCGTGGTGTCGGTATTCATCGCCGCCGCTGGCGCGCTGTTTATTGCGTTAACAATCGTGGTGGCGCTCTGGCCCGGCTTACGCTGGCGACGGTTGAGTACCCGCCTGCCGTGGTTGCTGGCGATTCCCCATGTCGCGTTTGCCAGCGCCGCGCTACTGCTTTTCGCTGAAGGCGGACTGCTCTGGCACGCCCTGCCGTTTCTCTCGCCTGCGATTGATCGCTACGGCATCGGGCTGGGCGTGACGCTGGCCGTGAAAGAGAGCGCTTTCGTGCTGTGGATTTTATCCATTTTACTGAGTGAGAAACGCCTCGCTCAGCAGATCATCGTCCTGGATTCGCTGGGCTACAACCGCCGACAGACGCTCTGCTGGTTGATCTTACCCACTATCGCCCCCGCACTAGGAGCCGTAATGCTGGCCGTGGTGGCGTGGACGATTTCGGCGGTGGATGTTGCCATTATCCTCGGCCCCGGCAATCCGCCGACGCTGGCGGTCCTCTCCTGGCAATGGCTTAGTCAGGGAGACAGCGAACAGCAGATCAAAGGCGCACTGGCAAGCCTGCTCTTGCTGGCGCTGCTCGCCCTTTTTGCCCTCGCGGGTTATCAGCTCTGGCGTAGCTGGCGACGCACGCTTCCTGACGTCAGTGGCGTACGTCAACACCGCGTTTCGCCCCTAACGGGGAAAACGCTGTCATTGTCGCTGCCCGCGACGGGAGTGCTCTGCACGGTATTACTGGCCTTTCTGGCGCAGCAATCTACGCTCAATCTCGATGCGTTAACCCACAGCGTAACAATCGGAGTGGCCGCCAGCGCGCTGGGACTGGTCATTTTGCTGCTATGGCTGGAATGGGGACCGCAACGCGGACATCGTTGGGTCTGGCTGCCAATCCTTCTTCCGGCGCTGCCGCTGGTGATGGGCCAATACGCGCTGGCGTTGCATCTTGAACTGGACGGTCAGTTTGCCTCGCTCATCTGGGGACATCTGCTGTGGGTGGTGCCGTGGATGTTGTTTGTCCTGAAACCGGCCTGGCAACGCATCGACCCTCGTCTGCTGCTGATTGCCCAGACGCTGGGCTGGTCACCGATGAAAATCTTTTGCTGCGTAAAATGTCCGCAGATTTTGCGTCCTGTACTGGTGACGCTGGCCGTCGGTTTCTCCGTCAGCATCGCGCAGTATATGCCGACCCTGTGGCTGGGCGCAGGCCGTTTCCCGACGCTGACGACGGAAGCGGTGGCCCTCAGCAGCGGCGGCAGTACCGGTATTCTGGCCGCGCAGGCGCTCTGGCAATTGCTGTTACCGCTGGTCGCGTTTACGCTAATGGCCGGACTCTCGTTATGGGTCGGCCACCGCCGACAAGGATTGCGCTAA
- a CDS encoding TVP38/TMEM64 family protein, with protein sequence MNARKIGLAGALILCLAGVLWVLPPGLLTLETLKREHSLLADWQRLSPFLSASLYFLLYTVVAALSIPGAALLTLLGGALFGLWQGTLLVSFASTLGATLAMLTSRYLLRDWVARRFSRHMATVNHGMARDGVFYLFALRLIPLFPFVVVNLLAGLTTVGVRRYWWVSQLGMLPATVVYLNAGRQLSQLTSIRDIISPAMLTAFALLGLLPLASRWLVTHFFQE encoded by the coding sequence GTGAACGCCAGAAAAATAGGGCTTGCGGGCGCACTGATCCTCTGTCTTGCCGGGGTGCTCTGGGTGTTGCCCCCCGGCCTGCTCACGCTGGAGACGCTTAAGCGCGAACATTCACTGTTGGCGGACTGGCAACGCCTGTCCCCTTTTCTCAGTGCAAGCCTCTATTTTCTGCTCTATACCGTCGTCGCGGCGCTGTCGATTCCTGGCGCGGCGCTGCTGACGCTGCTTGGCGGCGCGCTGTTTGGCCTCTGGCAAGGCACGTTGCTGGTCTCTTTTGCCTCAACGCTGGGCGCCACGCTCGCCATGCTCACCAGTCGTTACCTGCTGCGTGACTGGGTAGCGCGGCGGTTTTCCCGGCATATGGCCACGGTGAATCACGGGATGGCGCGGGACGGCGTCTTTTATCTTTTTGCGCTACGCCTGATACCCTTGTTTCCATTTGTTGTCGTCAACCTGCTTGCAGGTCTCACCACCGTTGGCGTGCGCCGCTACTGGTGGGTCAGCCAGTTGGGGATGCTGCCTGCCACCGTGGTTTATCTGAATGCCGGACGCCAGTTAAGCCAGTTAACATCAATACGTGACATTATTTCTCCCGCTATGCTGACCGCTTTTGCTCTGTTAGGGCTATTACCACTGGCCTCCCGTTGGCTGGTCACACATTTTTTTCAGGAGTAA
- a CDS encoding ATP-binding cassette domain-containing protein — MLTVRHLSLFLHQTPLFGPLTFEVAKGDIVTLMGPSGCGKSSLLAWMVGALTPPLHVRGELWLGEQRLDTLPTARRQIGILFQDALLFDHFTVGQNLLLALPASLKGTARQDAVQHALDRAGMAGLSSRDPATLSGGQRARVALLRALLAQPKALLLDEPFSRLDADRRADFRQWVFDEVRRLDIPVVQVTHDAQDIPPGGHVLPLSSAL, encoded by the coding sequence ATGCTCACCGTTCGCCATCTTTCCCTGTTTCTCCACCAGACCCCGCTGTTTGGCCCGTTAACCTTCGAAGTGGCAAAAGGCGACATTGTCACATTAATGGGTCCCTCCGGCTGCGGCAAGTCTTCGCTGCTGGCCTGGATGGTGGGTGCGCTGACGCCACCGCTGCATGTCCGCGGTGAACTGTGGCTGGGTGAGCAGCGTCTGGATACGCTCCCCACCGCCCGTCGGCAGATCGGTATTTTATTTCAGGATGCCCTGCTGTTTGATCACTTTACGGTGGGACAAAACCTGCTATTAGCGCTTCCTGCCAGTCTGAAAGGCACAGCGCGGCAGGATGCGGTTCAGCACGCGCTTGACCGTGCGGGCATGGCGGGATTGTCTTCTCGCGATCCCGCCACGCTATCCGGTGGTCAGCGCGCACGGGTTGCGCTGCTTCGCGCCCTGCTGGCGCAGCCTAAAGCGTTGCTGCTGGATGAGCCGTTCAGCCGTCTTGATGCTGATCGTCGGGCAGACTTTCGTCAGTGGGTCTTTGATGAAGTGCGTCGGCTGGACATTCCCGTTGTTCAGGTCACCCATGACGCGCAGGATATTCCGCCGGGCGGTCACGTTTTGCCGTTATCTTCCGCCTTGTGA